In a single window of the Anaerotruncus rubiinfantis genome:
- a CDS encoding FeoA family protein — protein MTLDQLKVGGSAVITRVGGSGALRRRLLDMGLTPKTRVMVRKVAPMGDPIELHLRGYELTLRLEDAREIDVEEESVQ, from the coding sequence ATGACACTGGACCAGCTGAAGGTCGGGGGCAGCGCGGTGATCACCCGCGTCGGCGGCAGCGGCGCTTTGCGCAGGCGGCTTCTGGATATGGGGCTCACGCCCAAAACCCGGGTGATGGTGCGCAAGGTGGCGCCGATGGGAGACCCAATTGAACTGCATCTGCGCGGATATGAATTGACGCTGCGCCTGGAAGATGCGCGCGAAATCGATGTGGAGGAGGAATCTGTCCAATGA
- a CDS encoding DegV family protein, translating into MMDNFKLVTDSACELDDDLIKFFDAETVPFSMMLENVNYIDDDHLDVRNFVKAMKQSKHVPKSACPSPEAFAEKFRKAKNVFCTTISSHLSGCYNSAMLAKEMVEQEGGHRVHIFDSWSATAGEIAICIKIKECIEAHMDYDAVVEKVTEFRNGMRTFFILESLDNLIKNGRMNKIVGYVASAMSLRPIMTAPGGEIKLFEKARGSVRAFTRLVELIGECHKDFSDRTLVITHCNNERQASFIKAEAQKLYNFKDICVMPTRGLASMYADDGGVVIAF; encoded by the coding sequence ATGATGGATAATTTTAAACTCGTGACCGACAGCGCCTGTGAACTGGACGACGACCTGATCAAATTTTTCGACGCGGAGACGGTTCCGTTTTCGATGATGCTCGAAAATGTGAACTATATTGACGATGATCATCTCGACGTGAGAAATTTCGTAAAAGCGATGAAACAAAGCAAACATGTGCCGAAATCGGCCTGCCCGTCTCCCGAGGCATTCGCGGAGAAATTCCGCAAAGCGAAAAATGTTTTCTGCACCACGATTTCTTCCCATCTGAGTGGCTGCTACAACAGCGCCATGCTCGCAAAGGAAATGGTGGAACAGGAGGGCGGACACCGGGTCCATATTTTCGACTCCTGGTCGGCAACCGCCGGAGAAATCGCGATCTGCATCAAGATTAAAGAATGTATCGAGGCGCATATGGATTACGATGCTGTTGTTGAAAAGGTCACCGAATTCCGCAATGGGATGCGTACCTTCTTCATCCTCGAAAGCCTTGATAACCTCATCAAAAACGGCCGCATGAACAAAATTGTCGGCTATGTGGCGTCCGCCATGAGCCTGCGCCCAATTATGACCGCTCCGGGCGGCGAGATCAAGCTCTTTGAAAAAGCGCGCGGCTCGGTGCGCGCCTTCACCCGTCTGGTCGAACTCATCGGGGAATGCCACAAGGATTTCTCCGACCGCACGCTGGTGATTACCCACTGCAACAACGAACGGCAGGCCAGCTTCATCAAAGCCGAAGCGCAGAAGCTCTATAAT
- the feoB gene encoding ferrous iron transport protein B: protein MIFALAGNQNCGKTTLFNQLTGSNQHVGNFPGVTVERKVGAILRREHGRQRPGHGLRRARERMRQGHEWKYNGKPVEVVDLPGIYSLSPYTNEEIVTRDFLLNGNPDGIINIVDATNIERNLYLSMQLIELGIPMVIALNMMDEVRANGGTIKIAGLAEDLGVPVVPISAVKNEGIGELIDTAIAVAAARQKPKRMDFCSGAVHRAIHATAHLVEDHAERVGVPSRFAATKLVEGDTPMMELLQLSENEKELLEHNVAEMEQETGTDREAALADMRYTFIESLCHDWVVKSGESKEHLRSLKMDEWLTHKYFALPIFLCIMMLIFWLTFGVIGSFLSDLLAAGIDTVTAAVSAGLTAYGINPVVHSLVIDGVFAGVGSVLSFLPIIVVLFFFLSILEDSGYMARVAFVMDKLLRKIGLSGRSFVPMLIGFGCSVPAIMATRTLASERDRRMTILLTPFMSCSAKLPIYGMFTVAFFPEHRALVMIALYILGMLVGILSGLILKNTVFHGQPVPFVMELPNYRLPGAKSVCLLLWDKAKDFLTRAFTVIFVATIIIWFLQTFDTRLNVVAAGGEASMLASIGRFIAPVFAPLGFTDWRASTALITGFSAKEAVVSTLAVLTGTNPASLPVALQGIFTPLAAGAFLVFTLLYTPCVAAIAAVRRELNTRSAILMAFYQSGIAWLAAFVFYQLAGLFIH from the coding sequence ATGATTTTTGCGTTGGCGGGCAACCAGAATTGCGGCAAAACGACCCTATTTAATCAGCTGACCGGCAGTAACCAGCATGTCGGGAACTTTCCGGGCGTAACGGTCGAACGCAAGGTCGGCGCCATCCTGCGCCGGGAACACGGCCGGCAGCGCCCGGGCCATGGCTTGCGGCGGGCGCGGGAACGGATGCGGCAGGGTCACGAGTGGAAGTATAACGGCAAGCCTGTTGAAGTGGTCGATCTGCCGGGGATCTATTCGCTTTCTCCGTATACAAACGAGGAGATTGTCACCCGCGATTTCCTCTTAAACGGGAATCCGGATGGGATCATCAATATTGTCGACGCGACCAATATCGAGCGCAACCTCTATCTGAGCATGCAGCTTATCGAGTTGGGTATCCCCATGGTGATCGCTTTAAACATGATGGACGAGGTGCGCGCCAACGGCGGCACCATCAAAATCGCGGGGTTGGCGGAGGATCTTGGCGTGCCGGTCGTGCCGATTTCAGCGGTCAAGAACGAAGGCATCGGGGAACTCATTGACACGGCGATCGCTGTCGCGGCCGCCCGGCAGAAGCCGAAACGGATGGACTTCTGCTCCGGCGCGGTGCACCGTGCGATCCACGCGACCGCCCACCTGGTCGAAGACCATGCCGAGCGGGTCGGTGTGCCGTCACGTTTTGCAGCAACCAAGCTGGTCGAGGGCGATACGCCAATGATGGAGCTTTTGCAGCTTTCTGAGAATGAAAAAGAACTGCTGGAGCACAATGTGGCCGAGATGGAGCAGGAGACCGGCACCGATCGGGAGGCCGCGCTCGCGGATATGCGCTACACCTTTATCGAATCGCTCTGCCATGACTGGGTGGTGAAATCCGGCGAGAGCAAAGAACATCTGCGCAGCCTAAAGATGGACGAGTGGCTCACTCACAAGTATTTTGCGCTGCCGATCTTTTTATGCATCATGATGCTGATCTTCTGGCTGACCTTTGGGGTGATCGGCAGTTTTCTGAGCGATCTGCTCGCGGCGGGCATCGACACGGTCACAGCGGCTGTATCCGCGGGGCTGACCGCATACGGCATCAATCCGGTGGTGCATTCGCTGGTGATCGACGGCGTGTTCGCGGGAGTAGGGAGCGTGCTTTCTTTCCTGCCGATCATCGTGGTGCTTTTTTTCTTCCTGTCGATCTTGGAGGACAGCGGCTATATGGCCCGCGTCGCCTTTGTAATGGATAAACTGCTGCGTAAAATCGGCCTTTCCGGCCGTTCGTTTGTACCGATGCTGATCGGATTCGGCTGTTCGGTGCCTGCCATTATGGCGACCCGGACGCTCGCCTCCGAACGGGACCGCCGGATGACCATCCTGCTCACGCCGTTCATGTCCTGCAGCGCAAAGCTGCCGATCTATGGCATGTTTACGGTGGCGTTCTTCCCGGAGCATCGCGCGCTGGTGATGATTGCGCTCTATATCCTTGGGATGCTGGTCGGCATATTAAGCGGGCTCATCCTGAAGAACACCGTCTTTCACGGGCAGCCGGTGCCGTTCGTCATGGAGCTGCCAAACTACCGGCTGCCGGGTGCGAAGAGCGTCTGCCTGCTTTTGTGGGACAAGGCAAAGGATTTTTTGACCCGTGCCTTCACGGTGATCTTCGTGGCGACCATTATTATTTGGTTCTTGCAGACCTTTGACACGCGGCTCAATGTCGTGGCCGCGGGCGGGGAGGCGAGCATGCTCGCTTCGATCGGACGGTTCATCGCGCCGGTATTCGCGCCGCTCGGCTTCACCGACTGGCGCGCCTCAACCGCGCTCATCACGGGATTCTCCGCCAAAGAAGCGGTGGTCAGTACGCTGGCCGTGCTCACCGGAACCAATCCCGCCTCCCTGCCGGTGGCGCTGCAGGGGATCTTCACGCCGCTCGCGGCCGGGGCGTTTCTGGTGTTCACCCTGCTTTACACCCCCTGCGTGGCCGCGATTGCTGCGGTGCGGCGGGAGCTCAACACCCGTTCTGCCATTCTGATGGCCTTTTACCAGAGCGGCATCGCATGGCTGGCGGCATTTGTATTCTATCAGCTTGCAGGACTGTTCATCCACTGA
- a CDS encoding FeoB-associated Cys-rich membrane protein — MAGGICILSACRTVHPLRRRFFLSIGDWLILGLLAAALFFAVRYSIRNKGKCGGCAGCPHAEGCTKKEKEEP; from the coding sequence ATGGCTGGCGGCATTTGTATTCTATCAGCTTGCAGGACTGTTCATCCACTGAGGAGGCGTTTTTTCTTGAGTATTGGAGACTGGCTGATTTTGGGCCTTCTGGCGGCGGCGCTTTTTTTCGCGGTGCGCTACAGTATCCGCAACAAAGGAAAGTGCGGCGGATGCGCTGGTTGCCCGCATGCGGAAGGATGTACAAAAAAAGAAAAGGAGGAGCCTTAA